In Massilia antarctica, the following are encoded in one genomic region:
- a CDS encoding HD-GYP domain-containing protein, with product MVEHEVSGKPVVLIIDDATSNLAVMSQLLEGEYKVKVAVDGEKGLKIARSGQPPDLILLDILMPGMDGYEVCRRLKADPVSRHIPVLFLTSQGELEDERRGFEAGAVDYIAKPARPLILAARVRTHLALKAAADFLRDKNAFLEQEVTRRTQEVTAIQDVTIMVMASLAETRDNETGNHIIRTQYYVRLLANHLRDNPRFSDYLSERNITMLFKSAPLHDIGKVGIPDSILKKPGKLTSEEFEIMKDHARLGRDAIAHAEQVLGIDVEFLLTAKEIAYGHQEKWDGSGYPLGLAGDAIPISARLMALADVYDALISRRVYKEPMSHEEAMRIIRVGRGQHFDPDMVDAFMVLEGEFRVIAERYVDNDADLARKAKQFE from the coding sequence ATGGTTGAACATGAGGTAAGCGGCAAGCCGGTCGTCTTGATCATCGACGACGCGACTTCCAACTTGGCTGTCATGAGCCAACTGCTCGAGGGCGAGTACAAGGTCAAGGTTGCGGTTGACGGCGAGAAAGGGCTGAAGATCGCCAGGTCGGGCCAGCCACCCGACCTGATCCTGCTCGACATTCTCATGCCCGGCATGGATGGCTATGAAGTGTGCCGGCGCCTCAAGGCCGACCCGGTCAGCCGCCACATCCCGGTGTTGTTCCTGACCTCGCAGGGCGAGCTGGAAGACGAGCGGCGCGGCTTCGAAGCGGGGGCGGTCGACTATATCGCCAAGCCGGCGCGCCCGCTGATCCTGGCCGCGCGCGTGCGCACCCACCTGGCCCTCAAGGCGGCAGCCGACTTCCTGCGCGATAAAAACGCCTTCCTGGAACAGGAGGTGACGCGCCGTACGCAGGAGGTGACGGCGATCCAGGACGTGACGATCATGGTCATGGCGTCGCTGGCCGAAACACGGGATAACGAAACGGGCAACCACATCATCCGCACCCAGTACTATGTGCGCCTGCTGGCTAACCACCTGCGCGACAATCCGCGCTTTTCCGACTATCTGAGCGAGCGCAATATCACCATGCTGTTCAAGTCGGCGCCGCTGCACGACATCGGCAAGGTGGGCATTCCTGACAGTATCCTCAAGAAGCCGGGCAAGCTCACCAGCGAAGAATTCGAGATCATGAAAGACCATGCGCGGCTGGGGCGCGATGCGATTGCGCATGCCGAACAGGTGCTCGGCATCGATGTCGAATTTCTGCTCACCGCCAAAGAAATTGCCTATGGCCACCAGGAAAAATGGGATGGCAGCGGCTATCCCCTGGGCCTCGCCGGCGACGCGATACCGATTTCTGCGCGGCTGATGGCGCTGGCCGACGTCTACGACGCCCTGATCAGCCGCCGCGTGTACAAGGAACCGATGTCGCACGAGGAAGCGATGCGCATCATTCGCGTCGGCCGCGGCCAGCATTTCGATCCCGACATGGTCGATGCCTTCATGGTCCTGGAAGGCGAGTTCCGCGTCATCGCTGAACGCTACGTCGACAACGATGCGGACCTGGCCAGGAAGGCCAAGCAATTCGAATGA
- a CDS encoding AP2/ERF family transcription factor → MSNDKPVQKSRHAPEQIGIYRILHPVLGRYYQQVTLHRNGEQFDKRFFEADCGGEQQALRVAQAWRDRIIEQHPPMTLAKFCTIVRKNNTSGVPGVSRTIKRHRNQQGAVKERIYWVARTPMPGGTSPARSFSVKTFGEDEAKRLAVAARMADLSELERTIFRSELQPQPVSNAEAMSFLDRELGRPAERKAERAERQALKAEHNRVRAQAVQAKVHRLQEAQLASLRAPTNSTGEPYIGRSSRVGEIAGYWRVSIERKGKKYRKTFSDGVYGSTAAALAAAQTWRDQLFQSMPPSNKAAVAARINSTNTSGIAGVHLAKAGPDKTPASWVAMKPKSKGQPSRLKRFSIAKYGHEEAFALAVQARLAFVAELAQTPHFQHRAAQQLDHIMSRKTAR, encoded by the coding sequence GTGAGTAACGACAAACCCGTACAAAAGTCACGCCACGCGCCTGAGCAGATCGGCATTTACCGGATACTGCACCCTGTTCTGGGTCGCTACTATCAACAGGTAACGCTACATCGCAACGGCGAACAATTTGACAAGCGTTTTTTCGAGGCAGATTGCGGCGGCGAGCAGCAGGCGCTACGCGTGGCCCAAGCATGGCGCGACCGCATCATTGAACAGCATCCACCGATGACGCTTGCGAAGTTCTGCACCATCGTTCGAAAGAACAATACCTCCGGCGTACCCGGGGTTTCTCGTACCATCAAGCGCCATCGCAACCAGCAGGGAGCGGTAAAGGAGCGAATTTACTGGGTGGCCCGCACGCCCATGCCCGGTGGCACTTCTCCTGCACGTAGCTTTTCAGTAAAGACGTTTGGCGAGGATGAAGCGAAACGGCTGGCGGTCGCGGCGCGCATGGCGGACTTGAGTGAACTGGAAAGGACTATTTTCCGATCGGAACTGCAACCGCAGCCGGTCAGCAATGCCGAAGCAATGAGCTTTCTGGACCGGGAGCTCGGTCGTCCCGCCGAACGCAAGGCAGAGCGCGCCGAGCGTCAGGCCCTGAAAGCCGAACACAATCGCGTACGCGCGCAAGCGGTCCAAGCCAAGGTGCACAGGCTCCAGGAAGCGCAACTCGCTTCTCTGCGTGCACCGACAAACAGCACTGGCGAGCCCTATATCGGGCGCAGTTCGAGGGTTGGCGAGATCGCCGGCTACTGGCGGGTCAGCATCGAGCGCAAGGGGAAAAAGTATCGGAAAACGTTCTCGGATGGCGTTTATGGAAGCACCGCGGCGGCTCTCGCGGCCGCGCAAACCTGGCGTGATCAGCTCTTCCAGAGCATGCCGCCTTCAAACAAGGCCGCTGTCGCAGCGAGAATCAACAGCACCAATACAAGCGGCATCGCCGGCGTCCACCTTGCAAAAGCGGGACCGGATAAAACACCCGCGTCGTGGGTTGCGATGAAGCCTAAATCGAAGGGACAGCCAAGCCGATTGAAACGCTTTTCGATCGCCAAATATGGTCATGAAGAAGCGTTCGCGCTGGCCGTGCAGGCGCGCCTGGCTTTCGTCGCCGAGCTTGCTCAGACACCGCATTTTCAACATCGCGCTGCGCAGCAGCTTGACCACATCATGTCCCGAAAAACAGCGCGTTAA
- a CDS encoding response regulator — protein MDSLLDVMMAGRDGLDLARALRPHPGTRHVPIIFATAEVDDANRLRGLEPGAVDYVVDCAYRPVNPIMGFAMKGATGGVRGPEHG, from the coding sequence ATGGATAGCCTGCTCGACGTGATGATGGCCGGGAGGGATGGGCTGGACCTTGCGCGTGCGCTGCGCCCACATCCGGGCACGCGGCATGTGCCCATCATCTTCGCGACCGCCGAAGTCGATGACGCCAACCGCCTGCGTGGCCTGGAGCCGGGGGCGGTCGACTACGTGGTCGACTGCGCGTACAGGCCAGTCAACCCGATCATGGGTTTCGCGATGAAGGGCGCAACTGGTGGCGTAAGGGGGCCAGAACATGGCTGA
- a CDS encoding DUF2169 family type VI secretion system accessory protein, protein MQFRNQTPFPALGFEGIDQFNQAFHVVALRQTLTWGEDGVLRYADEQAPLCEADEYFGEINASSVRQESDLCQYKPKCDFIVNATAYAPPGKPLRRCEVRIVLMRPDHAANLPERPQGLNQFVVPEEHRLEQWRAAVEHARQHPVPGARLVDKRLTVTGERTLVRRLWPVRMVAAVLRAASLGMLSLPTWRLTAAQVFSPFPLRNEYAYGGACRINRGDRAAKWVRSKHRLNADQMAAQSYDDVPQSGQAVARCAFESNAVGRGYVPRWYLNATGAKRLPAPRIETVASAFTAAQFREMPKLNPKKMSAEALTVAGFGTRSRVHPLRRRLAGTIDRQFVDSADCLPKDFDFGVWNAAPADQQTEFLRGDEIIELTNLCAPASPGAALTKDGDTALRLRLPGHVCTLLMRMRDGSMFFDPMRIDTLIVEPETRMLSIVWRAVFAKTPDIRAVDAYLHGQFEANYSCQLLDEHEQVIMTKHGKTAPNAVQKEMHG, encoded by the coding sequence ATGCAATTTCGCAACCAGACTCCGTTCCCCGCACTTGGGTTCGAGGGAATCGACCAGTTTAATCAGGCATTCCACGTGGTCGCACTCCGGCAGACCCTGACATGGGGGGAAGACGGCGTGCTGCGCTATGCGGACGAGCAAGCGCCGCTGTGTGAGGCCGATGAGTATTTTGGCGAAATCAACGCCAGCAGCGTGCGGCAAGAATCCGACCTTTGCCAGTACAAGCCGAAGTGCGATTTCATCGTTAACGCCACGGCTTACGCGCCACCTGGGAAGCCGCTGCGGCGCTGCGAAGTTCGCATCGTGTTGATGCGGCCGGACCATGCCGCGAACTTGCCCGAGCGCCCACAGGGCCTGAACCAGTTTGTCGTCCCGGAAGAACATCGATTGGAGCAATGGCGCGCTGCGGTGGAGCATGCGCGCCAGCATCCCGTTCCGGGTGCGCGCCTGGTTGACAAACGCTTGACGGTGACCGGCGAACGGACGCTGGTTCGCAGACTGTGGCCGGTACGTATGGTAGCGGCCGTGTTGCGCGCGGCCAGCTTGGGAATGCTGAGCCTGCCCACATGGCGCCTTACCGCCGCACAGGTATTTAGCCCCTTTCCGTTACGCAATGAGTATGCCTACGGCGGAGCCTGTCGTATCAACCGCGGCGATCGGGCGGCAAAGTGGGTGCGCAGCAAGCACCGTCTCAACGCCGATCAAATGGCGGCCCAGTCCTACGACGACGTGCCGCAATCCGGGCAAGCCGTTGCGCGCTGCGCATTTGAAAGCAATGCGGTCGGCCGTGGTTATGTGCCGCGCTGGTACTTGAACGCCACCGGTGCGAAGCGACTGCCGGCCCCGCGCATCGAAACCGTTGCCAGCGCTTTTACAGCCGCACAATTCCGCGAGATGCCGAAGCTAAATCCAAAAAAGATGTCGGCAGAGGCATTGACGGTGGCCGGTTTTGGTACGCGGTCCAGGGTGCATCCACTGCGTCGTCGTCTGGCCGGAACAATCGACCGGCAATTCGTCGACAGCGCCGACTGCTTGCCGAAAGACTTTGACTTCGGTGTCTGGAACGCAGCGCCAGCTGATCAGCAGACCGAATTTCTTCGCGGCGACGAGATTATCGAGCTTACGAATCTTTGCGCACCAGCGAGTCCGGGCGCCGCGCTCACCAAGGATGGCGATACGGCTCTGCGCTTGCGCTTGCCCGGCCATGTCTGCACTTTGCTGATGAGGATGCGGGATGGATCCATGTTTTTTGACCCCATGCGGATCGATACCTTGATCGTCGAACCCGAGACGCGGATGCTCAGCATTGTTTGGCGCGCGGTTTTTGCCAAAACCCCGGACATCCGCGCAGTCGACGCTTACCTGCACGGACAATTCGAAGCGAACTATAGCTGCCAACTGCTTGACGAGCATGAGCAAGTCATCATGACCAAACACGGAAAAACGGCACCGAACGCTGTACAAAAGGAAATGCATGGGTAA
- a CDS encoding phospholipase D family protein, which translates to MKTPLNHPMRVLAALLLLAAALSGCAGLPALDGRAPSQYIAATGDTRLGAAMAPLGAMHPGLSGLYSLANGHDAFAARAMLADAAERTLDVQYYIWRNDTTGILMLNALRAAAARGVRVRLLLDDNNTKGLDPMLAALDADPNIEVRLFNPFVMREQRALGFLTAFSRLNRRMHNKSFTADNAATIIGGRNIGDEYFGVEGGTLFVDLDVLAVGPVVDAVSRDFDRYWNSRSAYPVGLLVAPAAGGAQRLAAKGEAARDYLDAVRASPFAAQLAGRSLPFEWARATLVSDHPDKVLGTEAPETRVTYQLRQLLGEPASTVDLVSAYFVPGKTWADNFAAMAARGVDVRILTNSLEATDVAAVHAGYARWRKPLLEAGVTLYELHRGVDGGPDAAKKGRLGSSRSSLHAKTFSVDGQRVFIGSFNFDPRSAKLNTEMGFVIESPAMAERMARLLREQAPMRAYRVRLAPDGALYWTERVGDTDIRYDTEPGTAFWQRAAVSILSLLPIDWLL; encoded by the coding sequence ATGAAAACACCACTAAACCACCCGATGCGCGTGCTGGCGGCCCTGTTGCTGCTGGCGGCCGCCTTGTCCGGTTGCGCCGGCCTGCCCGCGCTCGACGGCCGCGCGCCCAGCCAGTATATCGCCGCCACCGGCGACACGCGCCTGGGCGCGGCCATGGCGCCGCTGGGCGCCATGCATCCGGGCCTGTCGGGCCTGTACTCGCTGGCCAACGGGCATGACGCCTTTGCCGCGCGTGCCATGCTGGCCGACGCCGCCGAGCGCACCCTCGACGTCCAATACTATATCTGGCGCAACGATACCACCGGCATCCTGATGCTCAACGCGCTGCGCGCGGCGGCGGCGCGCGGCGTGCGCGTGCGCCTGCTGCTCGACGATAACAACACCAAGGGCCTGGACCCGATGCTGGCCGCCCTCGACGCCGATCCGAATATCGAGGTACGCCTGTTCAATCCCTTCGTGATGCGCGAGCAGCGCGCGCTCGGCTTCCTGACCGCCTTCTCGCGCCTGAACCGGCGCATGCACAACAAGTCCTTCACCGCCGACAACGCGGCCACCATCATCGGCGGGCGCAATATCGGCGACGAATACTTCGGCGTGGAGGGCGGCACCTTGTTTGTCGACCTGGACGTGCTGGCGGTCGGCCCGGTGGTGGACGCCGTGTCGCGCGACTTCGACCGCTACTGGAACAGCCGCTCGGCCTACCCGGTCGGCCTGCTGGTGGCGCCGGCGGCGGGTGGGGCGCAAAGGCTGGCGGCGAAAGGCGAGGCGGCGCGCGATTATCTGGACGCGGTGCGCGCCTCGCCGTTCGCCGCGCAGCTGGCCGGGCGCAGCCTGCCGTTCGAGTGGGCCCGCGCCACCCTGGTCAGCGACCACCCGGACAAGGTACTGGGCACGGAAGCGCCGGAAACGCGGGTCACTTACCAGCTGCGCCAACTGTTGGGCGAACCGGCGAGCACGGTGGACCTGGTATCGGCGTATTTCGTGCCCGGTAAAACCTGGGCCGACAATTTCGCGGCCATGGCGGCGCGCGGCGTGGACGTGCGCATCCTGACCAATTCGCTCGAAGCGACCGACGTGGCGGCGGTCCACGCGGGCTACGCCAGATGGCGCAAGCCCTTGCTGGAAGCGGGTGTGACCTTGTATGAACTGCATCGCGGCGTCGACGGCGGACCCGATGCGGCGAAAAAGGGCAGGCTTGGCAGCTCCCGATCGAGCCTGCACGCCAAAACCTTTTCGGTGGACGGCCAGCGCGTGTTCATCGGCTCGTTCAATTTCGATCCGCGCTCGGCCAAGCTGAATACCGAAATGGGCTTCGTCATCGAGAGCCCGGCAATGGCGGAGCGCATGGCGCGCCTGTTGCGCGAACAGGCGCCGATGCGCGCCTACCGGGTGCGCCTGGCGCCCGACGGCGCGCTGTACTGGACCGAGCGCGTGGGCGACACGGACATCCGCTACGACACCGAGCCCGGTACCGCTTTCTGGCAGCGTGCGGCAGTGTCCATCCTGTCGCTGCTGCCGATCGACTGGCTGCTGTAA
- a CDS encoding type VI secretion system Vgr family protein — MSLQDMVGSRQHNRFLRLSFPNGDGPSATLLVNRIDAYESLSRPFEFTVELLSDDPNVALKQLQGKMLCVELVRRDGTLRYFTGRVFSFSLKSVDGGVSFYEAKLGPWYQYLSMRRDNYLFHYTTMYQQTASIFGDYGNLADWDWRVQGATDVLTDCCQFDESDRNFLERRWVSSGIIYWFEHSATGHKLVLSDDSTSAAPIEGNPEIPYQRHAGAALEDGIGDWSPGRQLVTGSVALASFDFKSPNPVLSALPSVNRQGDVPNIESYEYTGALGFKGGGGGRSLAQLRMEEVEAAGKQFEAAGNNRSVMPGRWFRLTGHFDASDSHDDAQAREFLVTEVTHRASNNYHVKTTSESFYENRLHCIRKIIPYRAGRDHNSVETKIHGIQTATVVGPAGEEIHTDEYGRVRVQFHWDRAGTNDEKSSAWIRVATPWAGASFGMTTIPRIGTEVIVQFLDGNPNRPLVTGMVPNANTMPPWSLPANKTQSGILTRSTPGGDYNNANALRFEDKMGQEQLWLHAEKDQLTEVEHDEDKWVGNDRRKTVDRDETNHIKRDRTETVDHDELITVHNNRTERVDHVEKISIGDDRDEEVGANETISIGKNQTVDVGKEQTFHVGGNRAKSVDRNEKDRIAKNWSVNVGRMKTETIGMAYMQNVGMGRMENVGMGYNLNVGMIMATIVGVNQSTKVGKNISISAGEELSITVGKASLVMKADGSVTINGSKFNFEASGPVQITGKDVDIN; from the coding sequence ATGAGTTTGCAGGATATGGTCGGTAGCCGTCAGCACAACCGGTTTTTGCGATTGTCTTTTCCTAACGGAGACGGACCTTCCGCGACCTTGCTCGTCAATCGCATCGACGCGTATGAGAGCCTGTCCAGACCCTTTGAATTCACGGTGGAGTTGTTGTCCGACGACCCGAACGTCGCGCTCAAGCAGTTGCAGGGGAAAATGCTGTGCGTTGAGCTGGTGCGTCGTGACGGAACCCTGCGCTACTTTACCGGGCGGGTTTTTAGCTTCTCCTTGAAATCCGTTGATGGAGGCGTTTCGTTCTATGAGGCCAAGCTGGGGCCCTGGTACCAATATCTGAGCATGCGCAGGGATAACTACCTGTTTCATTACACGACAATGTACCAGCAGACCGCGAGCATATTCGGCGATTACGGCAACCTGGCCGACTGGGATTGGCGGGTGCAGGGCGCAACCGATGTGTTGACCGATTGCTGCCAGTTCGATGAGAGTGATCGTAATTTTCTTGAGCGGCGCTGGGTGTCCTCAGGCATCATTTACTGGTTTGAACACAGCGCCACCGGCCATAAACTTGTGCTGTCGGACGACTCGACAAGCGCAGCGCCGATTGAAGGCAATCCCGAAATTCCTTATCAACGCCATGCTGGCGCGGCGCTGGAGGACGGCATCGGCGACTGGTCGCCGGGGCGCCAGCTCGTCACCGGCAGCGTGGCGTTGGCATCGTTCGACTTCAAGTCGCCGAACCCCGTATTGTCGGCGCTGCCTTCCGTGAACCGGCAGGGCGATGTGCCGAACATCGAGTCGTACGAGTACACCGGTGCCCTGGGCTTCAAGGGAGGCGGCGGTGGGCGCTCGCTGGCGCAGTTGCGCATGGAGGAGGTTGAAGCGGCCGGCAAGCAGTTCGAGGCTGCCGGCAATAATCGCAGCGTGATGCCCGGACGCTGGTTCCGCCTGACGGGCCACTTCGACGCGAGCGACAGTCACGATGATGCCCAGGCGCGCGAATTTCTGGTCACGGAAGTGACTCACCGCGCGTCGAATAATTATCACGTCAAGACCACCAGCGAGTCATTTTACGAGAACCGCCTGCACTGCATCCGCAAGATCATCCCTTATCGTGCCGGACGGGACCACAATAGCGTTGAAACCAAGATACATGGCATTCAAACGGCCACGGTGGTCGGGCCTGCCGGCGAAGAGATTCATACGGACGAGTATGGCCGGGTGCGGGTGCAGTTCCACTGGGACCGCGCCGGCACGAACGACGAGAAGAGCTCCGCGTGGATACGCGTGGCGACGCCATGGGCGGGCGCCAGTTTCGGCATGACGACGATTCCGCGCATTGGCACCGAGGTGATTGTGCAGTTCCTGGATGGGAATCCAAATCGCCCGCTGGTTACCGGAATGGTGCCGAATGCGAATACCATGCCGCCTTGGTCACTGCCTGCGAACAAGACACAGAGCGGTATCTTAACCCGGTCCACGCCCGGTGGGGATTATAACAATGCGAATGCCCTCCGATTCGAGGACAAAATGGGCCAGGAACAGCTGTGGTTGCACGCGGAGAAGGATCAGCTCACCGAAGTCGAGCACGATGAGGATAAGTGGGTCGGCAATGATCGGCGCAAGACTGTCGACCGCGACGAAACCAATCATATCAAGCGTGACAGAACCGAAACGGTGGACCACGACGAATTGATCACCGTGCACAACAATCGCACGGAGCGGGTTGACCATGTTGAGAAAATCAGTATCGGCGACGACCGCGATGAGGAAGTTGGGGCAAACGAGACGATCAGCATTGGCAAAAACCAGACCGTGGATGTGGGCAAGGAACAAACCTTCCATGTCGGCGGCAACCGCGCCAAGTCGGTCGACAGGAACGAAAAAGACCGGATTGCGAAAAACTGGTCGGTCAATGTCGGCAGGATGAAGACGGAAACCATCGGCATGGCCTATATGCAGAACGTGGGAATGGGCCGCATGGAAAATGTTGGCATGGGGTACAACCTGAACGTGGGCATGATCATGGCCACCATCGTCGGGGTAAACCAGAGCACCAAGGTCGGCAAAAACATCTCCATCAGCGCGGGCGAAGAACTGTCGATCACGGTCGGAAAAGCCAGCCTGGTCATGAAGGCCGATGGCAGCGTCACCATCAATGGCAGCAAATTTAACTTTGAAGCGAGCGGGCCGGTGCAGATAACCGGCAAAGACGTTGACATCAATTAA
- a CDS encoding TlpA disulfide reductase family protein, with amino-acid sequence MTVSLGPFSFQSAHLLLLISLLIACGLGNWVGRRQKVRTGKVLLDMLLVGLAAGRIVFVATWFAQYRAAPLSIIDIRDGGFTPWAVMLAGLAWGGWRMLHNPRLRNPLAAGMLAGALAWFTSGAPLLLKLSERKSLPVTTLLTPTGVPVTLAALAQGRPVVVNLWASWCPPCRAEMPLLAAAQQRERNVVFVFVNQGEDAHTVRAYVNGSAPTLDNVVLDAASGMGREVGSGALPTTLFFDASGRLSDSHLGAVSAASLESKLARLRKPD; translated from the coding sequence ATGACGGTCAGCCTGGGGCCGTTCAGCTTCCAGAGCGCCCACCTGCTGCTGCTCATATCGCTACTTATAGCATGCGGTCTGGGCAACTGGGTTGGTCGCCGTCAGAAGGTCCGGACCGGGAAGGTGCTACTCGATATGCTGCTGGTCGGGCTGGCGGCGGGACGGATCGTGTTCGTGGCCACCTGGTTCGCGCAGTACCGCGCCGCGCCGTTGTCGATCATCGATATCCGCGATGGCGGCTTTACCCCGTGGGCGGTGATGCTGGCCGGCCTGGCGTGGGGCGGCTGGCGCATGCTGCACAATCCGCGCCTGCGCAATCCCCTGGCGGCCGGCATGCTGGCGGGGGCGCTGGCCTGGTTCACGTCGGGGGCGCCGCTGCTGCTCAAGCTGAGCGAACGCAAGAGCTTGCCGGTAACCACGCTACTCACGCCGACCGGTGTGCCGGTCACCCTGGCGGCGCTGGCGCAAGGGCGGCCGGTGGTGGTCAACCTGTGGGCCAGCTGGTGTCCGCCCTGCCGCGCGGAAATGCCGCTGCTGGCCGCCGCACAGCAGCGCGAGCGCAATGTGGTGTTTGTGTTCGTCAACCAGGGCGAAGATGCGCACACGGTACGGGCGTACGTCAACGGCAGCGCACCAACCTTGGACAACGTGGTGCTCGACGCCGCATCGGGCATGGGGCGCGAGGTCGGCTCGGGCGCGCTGCCGACCACCCTGTTTTTCGATGCCAGCGGCCGGCTTTCCGATTCGCATCTCGGCGCCGTGTCGGCCGCCTCGCTCGAGAGCAAGCTGGCGCGCCTGCGCAAGCCGGACTAA